CGTCATCGGAGGCGTCCCCAAGTCCGGCAACAAGGACGATCCCGATCCTGACCGGCCCGAAAAGCCCAAACCCAAGCTGAAGTTATAGCTCCTGTAACCGAAGCCATAAAAACAACCCCACTCCGCCGGCTTCCCATGAAACAGCGGAGTGGGGTTTTATACTATACAGACAACCGACATTTTACCGCCGTAAAATTTACGGCGGTAAAATGTCGATTTCCCTGAAGTTAAAAAAACATATATTATTCCTTATATATACTCAAATCCTTGTTTAAAACAAAAGAAGTATCTATATTTGCAGTGTCATCGCTCGAAGAACGAAGGACTTGGTTGCCCGCATTACCGTAAATGCGGTTTTTTTATGCCCTTATTTTTCCCTGTTTATATATTTGTTTTGGTAATAAGGTTGATTATCGCAATCAACACAAAATCCTGTAATTAATGCGTAATCCGGTTGTATGTATTCAACTATAACAATATATTGTTTACCTCTATACCAATAATAGTCACGGAGAGTTCCGTCATCTTCAATATACCGAAAATAAGTAATACGCTTATCTTCTTTATTCTCTAAAATAGGTCTTATCCAATGTACCCTATTAGCTCTTTCTTCACGAAATTCTCTTATTTTTCTGGAAGTTTTATACTTTCCACCTTTAATAGTACGAGTAATTACGTGAACAAACTTCTCATAGTATTGCTCAAAATCAACAGGAAGATTGTCTTTTTTGCTATTTTTATACAAATACGGTTTCACTTTTAAAGGAGTACCATCAATAATTACGGTATTCTCAAAAAAATCCCGATGAAAAATGGCATGAAGTTCATCCATTTTTTCTTGTTCCGTTTCTGCAACCCCGTCTGCAAAATACGGTTTTAAAGCTCCTAATTCATCTGCTACTGTCATTGCGCTTACGAGGTTGGTGATCAAAAATATTAAATTTGATTTCTCCCGGTTCTGTACCTTCATCCAAAACATAACCAGATTTCATTTCAATATAGTTGATCAGTTCTTTTTTTGCCAAGCTGCCATCTTTCTTCAAGTGAAGACCTCTCGCTTTATAAGTTACTGCACCTATGAAAAAATCTGCTAACTGTATAAATTGTGATTCATGGGAACGTATATGCTGAAAAGAAAGAAAAGGCGATTTACCATGAAACTTATTAGAGAAGACCTCTTGGATTTTATTAAGTTTTGCACGTCCTTTCGTATCTTTTATATCCAAAAATACACGGTAATTATTCATTGCAGAAGGATTAGTGTATGGATTGACAAGCAAGTAATAAATCATTTTATAGTAAAAATTATCATGCTCGCCGTTGTTGAAAGACAAATTGTCTAAACGGTCTTTGTACTTAACAAGAATACATCTGAACTCCATGTTTGAGTCAAAAAAGTAATCTATAAGTTCTTTATACATATCAATATGGGTGTTACTGATTGTATTCCATTTTATCTCATGTAAAATATTATGCCCTCGCTTAATCGCTTTTATGCATTGTTTCATTTCTTCAGTCTGCTCCTTTGGCACCTTTATATAACCAATACACATGACAGGAAAATGATCATGTTCTAAATGACAGCTTTCATCTATATAGAATGTAAATTGTTCTTTATTCATAAGGTCGCTATATATTATTCTTTCCAATTATAATTACTGAATTCTCCATTTTCTCACTTCGGGTAATACTTGCTTATCTATCTTTACATTGTATAAAGTAAGAGGATTTAGTGTATTCCATAATGGCAATGCTTTGTTTGTACCGTATATGTTCTCAACCATCGCTCCAAGTAAAGCACGCACCATTGGAGGATATTTTTTTGCAAGTATAAGTAGCTCATCCCTATCTTTTTTATTCAAATTCTGAATAATAGTCATTATACACTTACATGATTGGCTGGTAGTTGTATCCGGTATCTCTTTTATAAACTTAATGGCATCCAATAGCTGCAATAAAGGTATATTTTCCTTTGTTATGGGATTAGACTGAATCACGAAACTAATCGTGAACATTCCTCTTACCGTTTTGTTTTTACGTACATTTGTGCCAATTTGGATGATATTCGGCACTTGTGTAGTCAATCCTAATCGATTAAAAGCTAAGTATCCAGTCATATAACCAATAACTTCTCCATCCTTCTCAAGAAAGTCTTTTACAACTTCTTCTAACTTAGGCTTTAGCATTCCAAAAACACTTTTTTTAGGTTTATAGAAGCGTCCTTTTGAGATTTTGGCAATAATACCTTCAGCTACTAAGCGATTTAAGATTTTGATAACTCTTTCACTCCGTTCTGGAGACAAATTTAAATCTTGATATGTAAAAACATAATCAGACTCAAAATTTTCAATTCTTTGTCGAATTTCCTTTATCATTACCGTCTTTCTTCAATAGTTATGTCCTGCTAATAAGATTATTACCACGAGGTTGTATTAATGACATTTTTAAAGTACTTGCTATTCTTTGTCTTTCATCATATTTTACATAATTATTGTACAAATATGATTTAACACGTGCTTTTAGTATTCTTAATGCCACAGGATTATTCTCAAACTCTTTATATAATAATCTTAACTCGGGTATTGATAATTTCCCATAGCACGTCTTTATTGAAAATGATATTAGTTTCGCAGCAGGAGTATTCAATTCATTTGCTACATCATCAAAAATAGGTTTAAGATCTCTATTCCCTACTGAATTGATCACCTTTGAGAAAATACCCAAGCAAAAATTAAAAGACATTAATTGAAAGAATAAATTTATTCTTTCAGCAATTTCTGATTTAGAATCAGCCTTTTCAACTTTACTCTGAATAGAAATAGTCAATTCTTCTTTAGTGCTTTTGACTATTTTCCCCAAAAAACCTATAGTTCTAAAAGCAGTTAGATACAACTCCTTTATCATTTCATGTAACTTTTGTTTTGAAATAGAACCTTTCCTATTTTTAATAATTTGTCCTACAATTTCCAATGATCTAACAGCTTGATAGAAAGATATAATTTCAGAAGGCATATTTTGATAATCTTCTTCGTAAGTATTATCTTTCATCTGCAATTCTAACTTATCCCTACTTTCTAAGCTTTTCTCACGTTCCTGTATGGGATCTGTATTAGATCGGATAATATCATCTTTAAATTCCTGAATAATATCTTTTATTAATTCATTAAATGAACCATTCCTTTCAAGGGTTATAGGCTCAATATCATCAAATGGAATCATTGATGCTAATATTGTTTCATCTATTAAAAATGAATCTTTTGAATGATGTGCAACAAAAATCAGAATATTAGCATATTTATCAACCTGTATATTTTTACATAAATATTGTATTATTTTCCTTCCTTTTTCTTCTGTTAATATTGTTGCAATCTTTTGGGCAACAAGAAAATAGAAAATATAATTATAGCCAAAATGAAACCATTCATCTTCATCATAGACAAGAAGACCGGATCCTAATAGTTTATCCCTCACTTCGGTAAAAGAAGGTGCTATATAATTAGCTGAATAATTTTTATGAAACTCTTGAAATTCAATATCAGACAACGATTTTTTCTTTTTATCAAACAAAGAAAATGCTAATTCTGACAAATAATTTATATAAGTATCAATATCTTCATTTTTGATTTTAGCCTTTGCCGCTAAAGCGAAATGTATTAAAGACTGATAGCAATATCCATATGAAGTTTGTTCATAATTGTTAGGTTTTACTAAATTCATTGATTGAAGAATGGATAATACAAATATAGGATAGGAAGGTATTAATTTATCTCCCAAAAAAGTTTGAACTTGTTCATATGAATCTTTTGTTTTTTCTAAAAAAATCTGTTCTGTAATACTATATGGATTTTCCTCATTTAAACGATGATAATTTTCTATTAATTTATTTCTTTTCTTGTGACCAAGGGGTAGTATCTTACCACAAAAAACATCTTTAGTGGTAGATTCTAAAACAGAAATAATATTATATATAGAAGAAGTTGTAATGATAATTCTCGAAAAACGATTCTCGAGCTTTTTTAATAATTCTAAGATTGATTTATTATTCAACTCTGCCGAATTAAGATTATCTATAAACAATATCTTACATTCGTTAGAATATTGACTATATTCTTCAAATGATTTATTTTCATATTGTTCTATAAAGGCTTTTTCTAAAGGTTTATCTATTTCCATCTTCTTAAAGCATTTCCCATTAATCAACAATGGGAATTTTTGATGTAAAATAGAGTCAAGATACATCATATTAATCAAGCTGGATTTACCAGATTGATTTTCTCCTTCAAGCAATACTACTTTGTAATTTGAACTCCCTATAAAAATAGAACTGTCAACATAATTCTCATATAATTCTTTCTTTAAATCATTGGTTTTCTCAATGTCAGGATATATAAATATATCTTTCAATTTGATTTTTTTATCATCATTGAAAAATAAAGGCAGTTTCATATCATTCAAAGAAGACAAGAAGGCCTGATTTGAATGAAAATCAAGATTGTTATGTCCTATTTCTTTTAATGAAAACTTTTGTTCCTCCTGTTGTGAGTAGATAGTTCCATTCCAATGAAATGGATAATTAAATCCAATCCTATTTTCTGTGTTTATGATGAACACTTGAAAACCTGAATGAACTTTTTTTGCTTGATTCATTTGTAATGCCTCTCCTGCAAAAATATAGCACTCCTTATGTGTGTTTAAGTCCGTATGAATCATTCCTTGCCTTTCATGTTCATGTCCATAAATAACTACATCAGAAAAGCTATTGATCAGTTCGGAAAATTCATGCTTATTATTTTCTTCTGTATTAGGATTTAACCAAGATGAATGATGATGAAAAACTGATATATTTATCGTTGCTTTTGTATTAATAGTCTCTTCTATATTTTTTATAGGATAGAAAAGACTACCAACATTTTCATTAATAGAAGACATCCAAGCTGTATTAAAAGAATGAAAAATAACAACCTCTTTTTGTATATCATCTATATATTCCTTGTAAATACATGGTTTGGTTTCTTGTCCATTAATCGAGCTTTCAAAATTCCAAAAAGGTTCTTGCACGATAAGACATTGTTCTATAACACTATTATCATCACCAATATAATCATAATTCATATTTTTTATAGCATTTTTTCTCGCCTGTCTATCCATATTGAAATTGCAATCATGATTTCCGGGAGTAAAAATTATTTGTTCATAGACCTTATCTTTATACAATGTTTTAAGTAAACTTCTTATTGAATTCAAAAACTTTGAAGCCAAAATATATTCTTCTTCACTACCAGAGTAAACAACATCACCTGTAAACACTATATATATGCGATCACATTCTTCATATATCGTTTTGACGGAAGCAACAAGAGATGAAAACTCACTCAAAATCCAATCAGTGGCACTTTTTATGTGAGAATCTGTAAAGTGTAATATTCCTAATTTCATAAATGACAGTTTTTGCAAAGGTAAAAAAACGCCCAGTTTTTACGCCACAAAACTGGAATATTTTTAAGTGCATACATAAAAAATGATACCCCTCCGGACCGCTGTCCTTTGAAGTATCACCATTCGAACAAGAAAAGAAACTTCATCCTGTTTCACAACTGTATGAAGTCATTGCCATGACAAACACCAATACGCAGTTTGGGATTTCCTGCCTCACGGCAGTAGTTTCACCGGTACAAAGCAAAAACATGGACTTATTCTTTCGGCAGCGGATAGCTCTCGGACAGTTTGTCCTCACGTGCCTGCCGTTTTATCTCGTTCTCGTCGAAGTTGTTGCGGATGAACTCGTGCAAGTCCGACTCCTTGTAATATGTCTTGTGATATATCGAATAGAACTTCAACACCCCGTTATTCCGGTATCGTTGCAGCGTGCGTTTGCTGATGCGCAACAACAGGCATACTTCCTGATTGTCGTACAGACGCTCTCCGTTCAGGTAGTTCAGGTGCTTTTCCCTCGTTTCCGCCTTGTCCAGCTTCCGTGAGATGCGGTACAGCTCACCCATGATACGTTCCATCCATGCTTCAAATTCCGTTTTATCTACTAACATACGCTTTCCTCCTTAAAAGTTCCCGATAACATAATAGCTCTGGTTATCGGATGATTTCAGAATGATTTCTTTCTCACGCATGAACCTGATGTAGCTTTTCGCCGTACGTTCCTTCACTTCCAGTATCGACTGGATTTCTTCCGCAAGCTCCACATAAGTAACAAAGCGCCTCCGGCTGAATACCTCTTTGGCCACCGCTACAAGCTCATCCTCTTTGCGCTTGTCCTTTTCCTCTTTCGGCTTTTCGCCCAGATAGACGTGCATTGGAAAATCCAGTGTAAGCTGCCCCCTAAAACCAAGCGATTCTGCCCCCTTGTGCTAAAATAATCCTACCCCCTTGATTCCAATATAAAAATACCCCTGCTTAGCAATGCCCGGCAGGGGATTTTTCGTAGATTTGATTCCCGTCTTGACCGGTGGGATAAAATCATTTCTACTATGACAACAAAGATAGCAAACATCCTCCAATGTTACGCATTGGGGATGGGGATAAAGCAGATAAGCAGGAGCTTTGAGCTTTCCCGCAACACGGTGCGCAGATATGTGCGCCTGTTTCAAGAGTGTGGTATACCGATAAAGGAGTTGGCCGCCATGCCTTCCGCTCGCATCCAGGAAATGTTCTCTGAAGGTGTTGGCCGTAACAGGGAACCGTCACAACGCCAGCTTGAGCTTGAGGCACTCCTTCCTGAGTATGCTGCCCGGCTTAGCCGCCGAGGCGTAACAGTGAAAACCCTGTACGAAGAGTACCGCGAGACCCATCCTGACGGATACAGACATGCCAGTTTCGGCAACTATCTCATGCGTTACCGTATGGTGACACATGTCGTAGGCCATGTCGAGCATTATGCCGGAGACCAGATGTATATCGACTTCGCCGGTGACAAACTGGAAGTCGTTGACAGTGAAAGCGGTGAATGTCGCAGCGTTGAAGTGTTCGTGGCCATACTTCCGTGCAGCCACTATACCTATTGTGAGGCGGTCTGGTCCCAGTCAAGGCAGGACTTGATTAAGGCGTGTGAGAACGCGCTTCATTTTTACGGCGGGGTTCCGATGGCGATCGTACCAGACAACCTCAAATCGGCGGTAACCCGCAGCGACCGTAACGAGCCGGTAATCAACGAGGAGTTTGCGGCATTTGCCGAACACTACGGATGTACCGTATACCCCACACGGGTACGTCATCCAAAGGACAAGGCCTTGGTGGAGAATGCCGTGAAGCTGCTTTACCGATCCGTCTACGCTGACATCGAGGGTCTTGTATTCCACTCGCTGGAGTCTCTGAATGCGGCCATATCCGAATCGCTCTCGGCCTTCAACGGACGCAGGATGAGCGGGCGTCCCCAGTCCAGACGGGAACAGTTCGAGCAGATTGAGTCCGACTGCCTCCGCCCGCTTCCCGCCATACGCCATCAGATGAAAGAGCGACGCTCCGCAACAGTAATGCGTAACGGCTATGTCACCTTCAGGCTTCACCATTACAGCGTACCGAAAGAGTATATAGGCAAACGTGTCGAGATTGTCTATGATGCGGACACGCTGGAAATATATCATGGCCTGCGTCTGGTGACCACACACCAGCGCGATGACACGCCATACTCCTATACGACCAAGGATGCCCACGGACTGCCCGGACGTCATGGAAGTTATGAAAAGGATCTGGAACAGATTTACGAACGGGCCGGCCAGACAGATAACGTCCTGCGGCTGTATCTGCGCAAGGTGGCGGAACTCAAGAAGTATCCTCCCGCGGCGTTCCGTTCATGCAGAGGCATCATGGCGTTGGAGAAGACCTTCGGGCTGGAACGGTTGGTGGCGGCAAGCGCATGCGCCACGCAACTGCGCCTATACGGATATCAGGAGATAAGGCGGATCCTTGAACGCGGGGATGATGCAGACTTCCTGTCAAAAGACGACATCGACGATGAGGTCCCCGTAACATCTATCCACAAAAACATCCGCGGAGCAGCCTACTTCGCACAATTAAAACATTTAAATAGAGACAACAATGGAAACAAATAATCTTACCGCACCGATAGCTGTCGAAAAAGACCGCAACACGTTGACAATCGAACTGATGAACCGTATGAAGCTGCACGGCATGGCCGCCGCCTTCACTGAAAGCCTGACCTCCACTATGGCAGAAACAATGACAATCGACTCTTTCCTGCACATGTTACTTGCCAGGGAATGGGACTACCGTGCCAATGCAGCCATCCAACGCCTTATACGCGGGGCGGCGTTCCGCTACAAGGCCTGCCTCGAGCAGATAGACTATGCAATCCCGCGTGGCCTTGACCGCAATCAGATGGAGCGGCTTGCATCGCTGGAGTTCATCCGCAAGGGACAGAACCTCTTCATCACAGGGTCATCCGGTACCGGGAAGAGCTTCCTTGCCACAGCAATGGGGTATGAAGCCTGCAAGAAGGGCATACGGACATATTATGCGAATGCTCCGAAACTTATGGGTACGCTTAAGGTGGCAAAAGTAAAAGGCACACTGGAATCGGAACTCAAGAGAATCGAACGGAGCACGCTGCTCATATTGGATGACCTCTTCCTTGTGAACCTTGATGCCAAGGAACGCCCCATCCTGCTCGATATAATAGAGGACCGACATGGGCGCAAGTCCATCATCATCACCTCGCAACTGCCAACGGACAATTGGTATGATGCAATCGGAGACCCTACAGTAGCAGATGCCATTATGGATCGTATTATACATACGGCGCACCGGATTGAGCTGACAGGAGAAAGTGTCCGTAAAATGGCTGCATACAGAGGGAAATAAACTAAAATAATAATAACCCCATCGGTCAAGACTTTTTAAGGGGGCATTGTTGAATGTTTTAAGGGGGTAGAATCGCTTGGTTTTAGGGGGCAGCTTACACTGGATTTTCCAGACTTTACACATAAAGTAGATATAATGCGAAAAGGAAAAATGAAAATTTTCAAAAACGCAATAAGATCTTTTATTAAAGAGTTTAAATCTTATAACATAAATGAGATTGAGGATATTAAGATCCAAGAGTTTATAAATATTCATAAGTTAAATATTCAAGATATTGAGGAGCTTTATACAGAAGCATGGTCTCGAAGAAGTTAAATGAGTAAAAGAAATATTGTAAAATCGAGAAGTATAACTATCTTTACCCCAGTATTCTCCATGAGCAAACTACCGCAAAAGCACGTAGCAAATTAGTGGGTTAAATCATGGGATATGCTTGAAGCTAAAAATATAAAGTTTTAAATATCAGCGTGGTAACTCTCTTAGGAGAATCCCAGGCGGATCACTGAAAAGCTGGACAAAACCAGACAACGAAAAGAAAACTCCCACAATACCAATATATTGTAAGAGTTTTTTCTTTGTATAGCGTCCATGACCCAAGATCTAAAAAAGGTCACAGAAAGACACGCTTTCGTGACCTAAAATCAACGCAAAAGAGTAACCATTATATCCAATAATAAAGCCTCACCAGATGAAAAACGATTACTTCAGCTTCAAAGAGTATCAGAAAATATAATATACTCCCATTCTAGCCCTCCAGCATGCTTATGTTTAGGATCATTTTTACAACACAAACAGATTGCCGAGCTTATACTATATTTTTCAGCAGCTTCTCTAAATGTATTAAAAATCTCTCCTGTAGTGATACATCTTATTTTCCTGCTTCTTTGTTGTATCGTATTCTTCAATTTGCAACTTTTACAGCCACTTCTCCGCAATAAATTTCCCGGATATGCCTGCCAAGTCTTACCACATGCACTACATTGTACCACTATAGGTTTATGCCTACTTACATAGGTTCCTATAATTTTAATTGTAGGTAATAGCTTTGCGATTTCCTTAACAAAATCATCATGGGTCCTCCGTGCTTTATTGGCACATTTTGGACAGCCGGTTCTATTATGTTTCGCTACAAGATGATAGGGTTGGGTAGACCATATATAGCCGCATACTTTACATTTTATTCTTATAGAAGTATCAATATTGATATATTCTGCCAGAGGGATAATATTGGGCTGTAATAAATTTAATCTTTCAACAAAGTCATTTTTTTCTCACTCACTTGTACCAAGGTCCGAATTTAATCCGAATTCGGAGAGGATCTTTTTTGTTATTTCAATCAGTTTATCTGTATTACGGCGAGAAACAAGATCGCAATGTGTCACCAAGCAATTATCGAAAGGAACTGTTGCATCATCATAGTGGTCGTATATAGTTATGAGTTTGATACCTTTATCTTTGCACAATAGATGCTTTTCCCAGTCTTTCGCTACTATATTTTTATGCCAGTGCCACTAACCGGGTTCTACGGCTACTTCTAAATCAGGCACATATATGTCTAATTCAACCCCTATCACCGTTTTTTCTCTTGACATGACTTTAGATTCGCCCAGAATATGAGCAAATGAGTGATTGAAGCGGCATCAGTGTATGATTGTTTATATACGTTGCACCTTCGCTGGCTACAAGATTCGGATCGATTTTATGGAGACGTTCCAAAAATATCTCCATTGTCAAACGCTGAGACGCTCCTTTCTGGGATCGTCCACATTCCGGACATCCCCTGCCACTAAGAACATGTGCAGGAGTGATATCACACTCATGTCCACATTTCAAGAATCTGAATTTAGTTTTTTCGAGTGCCTTCGCATACCGACCAGTTATGATAACGTCATCTCTCTGGGATTTTAAGTCTTTCACAAACTCTGAATGAGATTTCAGTTTGACTCCGGCACACTTGGGACAGCCATGACCGTGCAATAGACTTCCTGCCCTTGGTGACCATTCACAACCACATTTGTCGCATCTTACAGCAATTTTAGAGTTGTAATCCTTGTATATTCCCAAGACAGTAACTTTTAAATTCTTTGCTTTCAATTCATGACAGAAGTCTATATGATTTTTTTTCTTTGCCATATGACTAAAACCGGTCAAGTTATAAACTAAATGATATTCATCAAGCCGGTAATTATCTCAACCTGAATTTTACCATCTTTCTTGCAGCACATTTCTCAGTCAATTCTTCTATAGTCTGAGTTGCATATTGTTCTGATAGCCCTATTTCAGCTGCCAACGTAATGACGTCAGCAAGTGCAAGCTCTCCTTTTCCATTAATAGTCGTGGTATGGTAACCATTAAAACCGTTACTTAGCAAAAGGTCATAAGCCAGCGAAAGTTTCCATGATCCGTTAACCCATTGGAAAAATAAGTTTTTGGCATAATCATCCCTATTTGAAATCAATACATTGAAGTGATAATATATTATCATTTATTTCATCTTCCCCAATATCTTAGGAAACTGCCAAAAGAACAACAGCGTACAGCAAATTGCAGCCGTAGCATCAGATATAGCCTCAGCTGCATATACTCCGATCACTCCCATATAATGCGGCAGTATCAGTGCTAACGGAATCAACAGAATGGCCTTGCGGAGCAAAGCGATAAAAATGGATATCTTAGCCTGCCCCAATGCAACAAACATATTCTGACAGGCACGTTGCAAGCCGAATATGGTCATACCACCTAGAAAGACAGGCATAGTCCAACGAATCGTTCCTATCAACCTTTCATCACTTGTAAAAGCAGATGCAATCGTTGAAGGGAACAAGATCATAAGTAGCATCAGAATCAGATTAAAAGAGAACATGGTGATCAGTGCAATACGGAAACAGTCCTTCACACGCTGCTTATCATCATGGCCATAATTGTAACTTACAACCGGAATAAAGCCTTGCGCAAACCCCGTCAGCGGTACACTGGCAAACTGCATCGAAGTCTGTAATATCGTCAACGCACTAACGTAAATATCTCCAAAATCTTTCAAGCTACTATTCAGCACAAAGCCCACCAAACTCTCTGTACTGGCCATAATGAACGGAGATACTCCCAGCCCCAGCATCGCAATAACAATCCCTCGGTTTAACTTCATATAGCGCCTCTCCAAAGGCAGAGAAGCCTTCCGGGAGAACAGGAAAGACAGTACCCATGCGGCACTGCAAGCCTGAGAAATCACCGTAGCCAAAGCAGCACCTTTCACCCCCATATCAAACCAGAAGATAAATATAGGATCAAGAATGATATTTAATAAAGCTCCGATTAAGACAGAGCACATGGCAATGGCAGGACGCCCCTGCGCATTGATAAAGGAATTCAGCCCGGTGGAAATCTCCACAAAAACAGTTCCCAGCAAATAAATGGAAAGGTAATCGACCGCATAGCCCAATGTATGTTCCGAAGCGCCTGTAAAGAGCAGGATAGGCTCCATGAAGGTATAGGCAATGAAGGAAGTAATTAAAGTAAATAGAATCAGCAAGGTAAAACCATTCCCCAATATCTTTCCGGCACGCTGGCGGTCACCTTGCCCGAGGGCTATGGCAGCCAGTGGCGCACCACCTCCACCTACAATTGCTGAAAAAGAAGAAATCAATACCACGAGAGAAATTGTTACCCCTACGCCTGCCAATGCATCCGTCCCAATACCCGGTATATGTCCGATATAGATACGGTCGACAATGCTATAAAGCAAATTGACGAATTGTGCTGCTACTG
The nucleotide sequence above comes from Bacteroides intestinalis DSM 17393. Encoded proteins:
- a CDS encoding DUF3800 domain-containing protein; the protein is MNKEQFTFYIDESCHLEHDHFPVMCIGYIKVPKEQTEEMKQCIKAIKRGHNILHEIKWNTISNTHIDMYKELIDYFFDSNMEFRCILVKYKDRLDNLSFNNGEHDNFYYKMIYYLLVNPYTNPSAMNNYRVFLDIKDTKGRAKLNKIQEVFSNKFHGKSPFLSFQHIRSHESQFIQLADFFIGAVTYKARGLHLKKDGSLAKKELINYIEMKSGYVLDEGTEPGEIKFNIFDHQPRKRNDSSR
- a CDS encoding DUF6088 family protein, translated to MIKEIRQRIENFESDYVFTYQDLNLSPERSERVIKILNRLVAEGIIAKISKGRFYKPKKSVFGMLKPKLEEVVKDFLEKDGEVIGYMTGYLAFNRLGLTTQVPNIIQIGTNVRKNKTVRGMFTISFVIQSNPITKENIPLLQLLDAIKFIKEIPDTTTSQSCKCIMTIIQNLNKKDRDELLILAKKYPPMVRALLGAMVENIYGTNKALPLWNTLNPLTLYNVKIDKQVLPEVRKWRIQ
- a CDS encoding STAND family AAA ATPase, producing MKLGILHFTDSHIKSATDWILSEFSSLVASVKTIYEECDRIYIVFTGDVVYSGSEEEYILASKFLNSIRSLLKTLYKDKVYEQIIFTPGNHDCNFNMDRQARKNAIKNMNYDYIGDDNSVIEQCLIVQEPFWNFESSINGQETKPCIYKEYIDDIQKEVVIFHSFNTAWMSSINENVGSLFYPIKNIEETINTKATINISVFHHHSSWLNPNTEENNKHEFSELINSFSDVVIYGHEHERQGMIHTDLNTHKECYIFAGEALQMNQAKKVHSGFQVFIINTENRIGFNYPFHWNGTIYSQQEEQKFSLKEIGHNNLDFHSNQAFLSSLNDMKLPLFFNDDKKIKLKDIFIYPDIEKTNDLKKELYENYVDSSIFIGSSNYKVVLLEGENQSGKSSLINMMYLDSILHQKFPLLINGKCFKKMEIDKPLEKAFIEQYENKSFEEYSQYSNECKILFIDNLNSAELNNKSILELLKKLENRFSRIIITTSSIYNIISVLESTTKDVFCGKILPLGHKKRNKLIENYHRLNEENPYSITEQIFLEKTKDSYEQVQTFLGDKLIPSYPIFVLSILQSMNLVKPNNYEQTSYGYCYQSLIHFALAAKAKIKNEDIDTYINYLSELAFSLFDKKKKSLSDIEFQEFHKNYSANYIAPSFTEVRDKLLGSGLLVYDEDEWFHFGYNYIFYFLVAQKIATILTEEKGRKIIQYLCKNIQVDKYANILIFVAHHSKDSFLIDETILASMIPFDDIEPITLERNGSFNELIKDIIQEFKDDIIRSNTDPIQEREKSLESRDKLELQMKDNTYEEDYQNMPSEIISFYQAVRSLEIVGQIIKNRKGSISKQKLHEMIKELYLTAFRTIGFLGKIVKSTKEELTISIQSKVEKADSKSEIAERINLFFQLMSFNFCLGIFSKVINSVGNRDLKPIFDDVANELNTPAAKLISFSIKTCYGKLSIPELRLLYKEFENNPVALRILKARVKSYLYNNYVKYDERQRIASTLKMSLIQPRGNNLISRT
- a CDS encoding helix-turn-helix domain-containing protein, which gives rise to MLVDKTEFEAWMERIMGELYRISRKLDKAETREKHLNYLNGERLYDNQEVCLLLRISKRTLQRYRNNGVLKFYSIYHKTYYKESDLHEFIRNNFDENEIKRQAREDKLSESYPLPKE
- the istA gene encoding IS21 family transposase, whose amino-acid sequence is MTTKIANILQCYALGMGIKQISRSFELSRNTVRRYVRLFQECGIPIKELAAMPSARIQEMFSEGVGRNREPSQRQLELEALLPEYAARLSRRGVTVKTLYEEYRETHPDGYRHASFGNYLMRYRMVTHVVGHVEHYAGDQMYIDFAGDKLEVVDSESGECRSVEVFVAILPCSHYTYCEAVWSQSRQDLIKACENALHFYGGVPMAIVPDNLKSAVTRSDRNEPVINEEFAAFAEHYGCTVYPTRVRHPKDKALVENAVKLLYRSVYADIEGLVFHSLESLNAAISESLSAFNGRRMSGRPQSRREQFEQIESDCLRPLPAIRHQMKERRSATVMRNGYVTFRLHHYSVPKEYIGKRVEIVYDADTLEIYHGLRLVTTHQRDDTPYSYTTKDAHGLPGRHGSYEKDLEQIYERAGQTDNVLRLYLRKVAELKKYPPAAFRSCRGIMALEKTFGLERLVAASACATQLRLYGYQEIRRILERGDDADFLSKDDIDDEVPVTSIHKNIRGAAYFAQLKHLNRDNNGNK
- the istB gene encoding IS21-like element helper ATPase IstB — protein: METNNLTAPIAVEKDRNTLTIELMNRMKLHGMAAAFTESLTSTMAETMTIDSFLHMLLAREWDYRANAAIQRLIRGAAFRYKACLEQIDYAIPRGLDRNQMERLASLEFIRKGQNLFITGSSGTGKSFLATAMGYEACKKGIRTYYANAPKLMGTLKVAKVKGTLESELKRIERSTLLILDDLFLVNLDAKERPILLDIIEDRHGRKSIIITSQLPTDNWYDAIGDPTVADAIMDRIIHTAHRIELTGESVRKMAAYRGK
- a CDS encoding zinc-ribbon domain-containing protein, coding for MAKKKNHIDFCHELKAKNLKVTVLGIYKDYNSKIAVRCDKCGCEWSPRAGSLLHGHGCPKCAGVKLKSHSEFVKDLKSQRDDVIITGRYAKALEKTKFRFLKCGHECDITPAHVLSGRGCPECGRSQKGASQRLTMEIFLERLHKIDPNLVASEGATYINNHTLMPLQSLICSYSGRI
- a CDS encoding HipA domain-containing protein; the encoded protein is MIIYYHFNVLISNRDDYAKNLFFQWVNGSWKLSLAYDLLLSNGFNGYHTTTINGKGELALADVITLAAEIGLSEQYATQTIEELTEKCAARKMVKFRLR